A genome region from Paramisgurnus dabryanus chromosome 12, PD_genome_1.1, whole genome shotgun sequence includes the following:
- the LOC135737894 gene encoding trace amine-associated receptor 3-like, with protein sequence MSFNNTENILLCYPLHPDSCPRAQRLTVVKVAMYAFISLMILMTVFGNLLIIISISHFKQLQSPTHLIVQSLAVCDCLLGSLVMPYSMVRAAEGCWFLGDVICKVHFSLDMTFSISSLLHLSLISIDRYWAICDPLMYRMRVTNNTVTVLITFTWIFSFVYNFSIVFSGLNAVGLEAYILQMSCFGGCVVFFNKEWGLTCVILVFIIPGTIMSSLYIIIFNVVKKHAKVLSEKVSVTTTGVNSQISIHRERKAAKTLALVMGVFFLCWLPLAVAIAVDPFLNFVIPADVFQALVWFAYFNSTFNPLIYGFFYPRFQKAFKTLIFTYICGFSNSHTLTFE encoded by the coding sequence ATGTCTTTCAATAATACTGAGAATATTCTCCTGTGTTATCCTTTACATCCAGACTCTTGTCCTAGAGCTCAACGTCTCACTGTTGTTAAAGTGGCAATGTACGCTTTCATTTCACTCATGATCCTCATGACAGTTTTTGGGAATCTTCTGAtcatcatctccatctctcacttcaagCAGCTTCAGTCTCCAACTCATCTGATCGTTCAGTCATTGGCTGTGTGTGACTGTCTGCTGGGTTCACTGGTGATGCCCTACAGTATGGTGCGAGCGGCCGAGGGCTGCTGGTTTTTGGGAGATGTTATTTGTAAAGTTCATTTTAGTTTGGACATGACCTTCAGTATCTCTTCTTTGTTACATCTTAGTTTAATATCTATTGATAGATACTGGGCCATCTGTGACCCTCTGATGTACAGAATGAGGGTCACAAACAACACTGTGACTGTATTAATAACCTTTACATGGATCTTTTCATTTGTGTACAACTTTAGCATTGTGTTTTCAGGGTTGAATGCTGTTGGTCTGGAAGCTTATATATTACAGATGTCTTGTTTTGGTGGCTGTGTTGTGTTCTTTAACAAAGAATGGGGACTTACTTGTGTAATCTTGGTATTTATTATTCCAGGAACTATAATGAGCTCTTTGTATATCATCATATTCAATGTTGTGAAAAAACACGCAAAGGTTTTGTCAGAGAAAGTGTCTGTGACCACCACAGGTGTTAACAGTCAAATCTCTATAcacagagaaagaaaagcaGCTAAAACTCTGGCTCTTGTTATGGGCGTTTTCTTTCTCTGCTGGCTGCCTTTAGCTGTTGCCATTGCTGTTGATCCTTTCCTTAATTTTGTGATCCCAGCTGATGTTTTTCAGGCTTTAGTTTGGTTTGCATATTTTAACTCAACTTTTAATCCTTTGATCTATGGATTTTTCTATCCTCGCTTTCAGAAGGCCTTTAAGACTCTCATATTCACTTATATCTGTGGATTTAGTAATTCACATACTCTGACATTTGAATGA
- the LOC135737895 gene encoding trace amine-associated receptor 4-like: MSFNETDIILLCYPLHPDSCPRAQRLTVVKVAIYAFISLIILMTVFGNLLIIISISHFKQLQSPTHLIVQSLAVCDCLLGSLVMPYSMVRSVEGCWFLGDFICQVHSSLDMTFCFSSLIHLSLISIDRYWAICDPLRYRMRITNNTVTVSITLTWIFSFVYCFSVVFSGVNAVGLEAYILQVSCFGGCVLFFNKEWGLICIILLFFIPGTIMSSLYIIIFDVVKKHTKVLSVKVSVTTTSVNSQSSAHRERKAAKTLALVMGVFFLCWLPYAIATAVDPFLNFVTPADVFEALFWFAYFNSACNPLIYGFFYPCFQKAFKTLIFTYIC; encoded by the coding sequence ATGTCTTTCAATGAGACTGATATTATTCTCCTGTGTTATCCTCTACATCCAGACTCTTGTCCAAGAGCTCAACGTCTCACTGTTGTTAAAGTGGCAATATATGCTTTCATTTCACTCATAATTCTCATGACAGTTTTTGGGAATCTGCTGAtcatcatctccatctctcacttcaaaCAGCTTCAGTCTCCAACTCATCTGATCGTTCAGTCATTGGCTGTGTGTGACTGTCTGCTGGGTTCACTGGTGATGCCCTACAGTATGGTGCGATCTGTTGAGGGCTGTTGGTTTTTGGGAGATTTTATTTGTCAAGTTCATTCTAGTTTGGACATGACCTTCTGTTTCTCTTCTTTAATACATCTTAGTTTAATATCTATTGATAGATACTGGGCCATCTGTGATCCTCTGAGGTACAGAATGAGGATCACAAACAACACTGTGACTGTATCTATCACCCTTACATGGATCTTTTCATTTGTGTACTGCTTTTCTGTTGTGTTTTCAGGGGTGAATGCTGTTGGTCTGGAAGCTTATATATTACAGGTTTCTTGTTTTGGGGGCTGTgttctgttttttaacaaagaaTGGGGACTTATTTGTatcattttgttatttttcattCCAGGGACTATAATGAGCTCTCTGTATATCATCATATTCGATGTAGTGAAAAAGCACACAAAGGTTTTGTCTGTAAAAGTGTCTGTGACCACCACTAGTGTTAACAGTCAAAGCTCTGcacacagagaaagaaaagcaGCTAAAACTCTGGCTCTTGTTATGGGCGTTTTCTTTCTCTGCTGGCTGCCTTATGCTATTGCCACTGCTGTTGATCCTTTCCTTAATTTTGTGACCCCAGCTGATGTTTTTGAGGCTTTATTTTGGTTTGCATATTTTAACTCCGCTTGTAATCCTTTGatctatggatttttttatccTTGCTTCCAGAAGGCCTTTAAGACTCTCATATTCACTTATATCTGTTGA